The following coding sequences lie in one Miscanthus floridulus cultivar M001 chromosome 9, ASM1932011v1, whole genome shotgun sequence genomic window:
- the LOC136482804 gene encoding zinc finger protein ZAT18-like, with the protein MKRGRDDDDDDATSGSAMGDDNHRIQAAAAHQAASGTAPPPVKRRRRRRGQDDAFECQTCGRRFPTFQALGGHRTSHLRRPAMTKKQPRSSPKAVLVHACAMCGLGFSTGQALGGHMRRHRLGRADSMAGFPSADLDLTQIIVHGRPTSASSSLQLLNLFVQCRYNMSLVYSR; encoded by the coding sequence ATGAAGCGTGGCagagatgacgacgacgacgacgccaccAGCGGCAGCGCCATGGGAGACGACAATCATCGTATCCAGGCCGCCGCCGCTCACCAAGCGGCTTCTGGCACGGCGCCGCCACCAGTCaagcgtcgtcgccgccgccggggccAGGACGACGCGTTCGAGTGCCAGACGTGCGGGCGGCGGTTCCCGACGTTCCAGGCGCTGGGCGGCCACCGGACCAGCCACCTCAGGCGGCCGgcgatgaccaagaagcagccgcGGTCGTCGCCAAAGGCGGTGCTGGTCCACGCGTGCGCCATGTGTGGGCTGGGCTTCTCCACGGGCCAGGCCCTTGGTGGGCACATGAGGAGGCACCGCCTGGGCCGGGCTGACAGCATGGCCGGTTTTCCTTCTGCTGATCTGGACCTTACGCAGATCATCGTGCATGGAAGGCCCACTTCCGCTTCCTCCTCCCTGCAGCTTCTCAACCTGTTCGTGCAGTGTAGATACAACATGTCTCTTGTCTACTCTAGATGA